A window of Reinekea marina contains these coding sequences:
- the xthA gene encoding exodeoxyribonuclease III yields the protein MKIISFNINGVRARYHQLAALKAQHDPDILCLQEIKVHSDLYPHEDVQVASGLVSQTWGQKAHHGVATLTRTPVEYTCGYPTDSEDDQRRLIITQHPLVNGQLLTVINGYFPQGESNKHETKWPAKRKFYADLLAWLNTNVTPDDLVIILGDFNIAPVDNDIGIGEKNAKRWLREGKSAFLPEEREWFERIRDWGFIDSYRHLYPEVNDRFSWFDYRSKGFDDNPKRGLRIDQIMITKPLVPLIKEAGIDYDTRGLEKPSDHAPIWLTLDIELA from the coding sequence ATGAAGATTATTTCTTTTAATATCAATGGCGTACGAGCCCGTTATCATCAATTAGCGGCCTTAAAAGCGCAACACGACCCCGACATTCTGTGCTTGCAAGAAATTAAGGTCCATAGCGACTTATACCCACATGAAGATGTGCAAGTAGCCAGTGGATTGGTTTCGCAAACTTGGGGGCAAAAGGCACACCATGGCGTTGCAACGCTTACTCGGACCCCAGTGGAGTATACTTGCGGCTACCCTACCGACTCCGAAGATGACCAGCGCAGACTTATTATCACCCAGCACCCATTAGTTAATGGCCAATTACTAACTGTTATTAACGGATATTTCCCACAAGGCGAAAGCAATAAACACGAAACCAAATGGCCAGCAAAGCGAAAATTTTACGCCGATTTACTTGCGTGGCTAAATACGAATGTTACACCAGATGATTTAGTCATTATTTTAGGCGATTTTAATATTGCACCAGTCGATAACGATATTGGCATTGGCGAAAAAAACGCCAAACGTTGGTTGCGTGAAGGTAAGTCTGCTTTTTTACCAGAAGAACGTGAATGGTTTGAACGCATTCGAGATTGGGGCTTTATCGATTCCTACCGTCACTTGTATCCCGAAGTTAACGATCGATTCAGTTGGTTTGATTACCGGTCTAAAGGTTTTGATGACAACCCAAAACGCGGACTTCGCATTGATCAAATCATGATCACAAAACCATTAGTACCATTAATTAAAGAAGCCGGGATAGATTACGATACTCGCGGTTTAGAAAAACCCAGCGACCATGCGCCCATTTGGCTGACGTTAGATATTGAACTTGCCTAA
- a CDS encoding thymidine kinase, whose translation MAQLYFYYSAMNAGKSTALLQSDYNYLERGMTTRLLTAQLDNRFGEATISSRIGLSKPADTFNESTDLVTWYLDGPKVNCIFIDEAQFLTKEQVNQLAVIVDKYNTPVLCYGIRTDFQGELFTGSARLLAIADKLTELKTVCHCGRKAIMVVRMDEQGKALAHGAQVQIGGNEKYVSMCRRHYHEALAIA comes from the coding sequence ATGGCGCAACTCTATTTTTATTATTCGGCGATGAATGCCGGTAAATCAACTGCACTTTTGCAATCTGACTATAATTATCTTGAGCGTGGAATGACCACACGGTTACTGACGGCCCAATTAGATAATCGCTTTGGTGAAGCTACAATTTCTTCAAGAATAGGGCTTTCTAAGCCTGCCGACACCTTCAATGAAAGCACTGATTTAGTTACTTGGTACTTAGACGGACCCAAAGTTAATTGTATATTTATCGATGAAGCACAGTTTTTAACCAAAGAGCAGGTAAATCAGCTGGCGGTTATTGTAGACAAATACAACACGCCTGTTTTGTGCTACGGCATTCGTACTGATTTTCAAGGTGAGTTGTTTACCGGCAGTGCACGGCTTCTGGCAATTGCAGATAAGCTTACTGAATTGAAAACCGTTTGCCACTGTGGCCGAAAAGCCATCATGGTTGTAAGAATGGATGAACAAGGCAAAGCATTGGCTCATGGTGCGCAAGTACAAATTGGCGGCAATGAAAAATACGTATCTATGTGCCGGCGTCATTATCATGAAGCATTAGCGATAGCCTAG
- a CDS encoding GNAT family N-acetyltransferase: MTPISNLGFQSEFVISQLEADILVKPEYTVLKTASNPSYYFGNLLALSVPISTHSKEEWLKIFTHEFKDMPKVEHLTFSWVRNNENELAIIESFTSAGFEFEEMHILALNKSAFKEPIKLNQTPVYRALTSQEDWEQWIQLSIADQQGDYSEEGLKTYLTRKAKNYNQLEKAQLGNYLGAFVNNQLIGYAGLYHKDALGRFQNVHVIPEYQNQKIASTLLTLLIQNAPSSLQSLVIVADEHYHATALYQSLGFSIVERECSLCWWPESHRKTAV, translated from the coding sequence ATGACGCCTATAAGTAATTTAGGATTTCAAAGTGAGTTTGTAATCAGCCAACTCGAAGCGGATATCCTCGTAAAACCAGAGTACACAGTTTTAAAAACGGCCAGCAACCCGAGTTATTATTTTGGAAATTTATTAGCGTTAAGTGTTCCAATTAGCACTCATTCAAAAGAAGAATGGCTGAAAATATTCACTCATGAGTTTAAAGACATGCCTAAAGTAGAACATTTAACTTTCAGCTGGGTTAGAAATAATGAGAATGAGTTGGCTATTATTGAGTCTTTTACGAGTGCCGGTTTTGAATTTGAAGAAATGCACATTCTTGCGCTGAACAAATCAGCTTTTAAAGAGCCTATAAAACTAAATCAAACCCCTGTTTATCGCGCATTAACTTCGCAGGAAGATTGGGAGCAATGGATTCAGTTATCAATAGCAGATCAACAAGGTGATTATTCTGAAGAAGGCTTGAAAACCTACTTAACACGAAAAGCAAAAAATTATAATCAACTAGAAAAGGCACAGCTAGGAAACTATTTAGGAGCCTTTGTGAACAACCAATTAATTGGTTATGCCGGTTTATACCATAAAGATGCACTAGGTCGTTTCCAAAATGTACACGTGATACCTGAGTATCAGAACCAAAAAATCGCCTCTACTTTATTAACATTACTTATACAAAATGCCCCTAGCTCTCTACAATCATTGGTTATTGTGGCCGATGAGCATTACCACGCAACGGCGTTGTATCAAAGCTTAGGGTTTTCTATTGTCGAACGTGAATGTTCATTGTGCTGGTGGCCAGAGTCCCACCGCAAAACGGCGGTTTAA
- a CDS encoding GNAT family N-acetyltransferase, whose protein sequence is MPMPDMIVPLKNLPPIPALPDGYTLDIAKPWDSQTIVEWVDANFLPEWSNEVLCGLSGHPAKVSLITKNNSIVGFAGFDLTFPSFFGPTGVLESERGLGLGKILLVDAMHRLMQRGYVYAFIGSPGPVNFYQKILGGMLLPESFPDGYSTPITPNQSM, encoded by the coding sequence ATGCCTATGCCGGATATGATTGTTCCACTTAAAAACTTACCACCTATTCCAGCACTGCCAGATGGTTATACATTAGACATCGCCAAACCTTGGGATAGCCAAACCATTGTTGAATGGGTCGATGCGAATTTTTTACCTGAATGGTCAAATGAAGTATTGTGCGGACTTTCCGGCCACCCGGCTAAAGTTTCTCTTATTACTAAGAATAATTCTATAGTCGGATTTGCCGGTTTCGATTTAACATTCCCAAGCTTTTTCGGGCCCACCGGTGTGTTAGAGAGCGAGCGAGGCTTAGGTTTAGGTAAAATATTGCTAGTAGATGCGATGCATCGTTTAATGCAACGAGGCTATGTATATGCGTTTATCGGTTCGCCTGGGCCGGTAAATTTTTACCAAAAAATATTAGGTGGAATGCTTTTACCCGAATCATTTCCAGATGGCTACTCTACGCCTATCACTCCAAACCAATCAATGTAA